The genomic interval CAGAAAGTTGGCGCAGTGAACCTTCTCGTCGCAGTCCCAGCATAAGCTCGCCTGGTCCGACTCGCAATACATGCTCGCAGGTTTCCCACACAGCTCGCACTCTTTCATCTCTCTCAGTCTCCGTCTCTCACACTTTCTTTTCGCTCCGAGTACCCTTTTCTCCTCTGCCGGCAGTAAATATGGTAGAGAGGAAAATGCAAGTTGCAGGGATATATGGAAAGAACCCTCGGTTTGGTTTTTTGATATTAATTACGATATTTTCTACGCCGATTCCGGAGTAAAGGGCGGGGTAGATGAGTCATTTGACAGgttgaagtgaaaaataaatatctttacCTGCTCCCCTCCGAAGTTGTTGCTTCTTCAAAACTACTACTCCAAGTCATATATATTTGCTGTCTTCGCTGCGCACAAAAGATCAAATCACAGTAAGTTGGAATACAGCCACGTCACCAGAATCATTGCGTGGCGAATAAAAATTGGCGAATACACCGAAGAACTGTGCGTACTTGCGTAGCAAATGTGTACTCCCCCGCCCCACTTTGCCACTACAAGACTCAGCGGCTGTAATAACGACACATGTCAAGAAGCCATGGAGCAAGACATTGCGTGAGTGAGGTGCATTTACTTGGATTCCCCTccaagatattatttttttctcctccagGATTGAGTGATGAGGTGTCAGCTCTGTGTGGGGGCTAGTGATTGCAATCTTTCCTACGTGGACAGTTCCGATCCACAAAGGGTCCCGTGACCACGTGACACCCACCTGGGTTTCGTTAAGCATCTGGAAGTCGTAAAAGATGGGACCCACGTTTACGTTTATCCATGCTTCGGCTTTCGGCGTCAAAACAATTCTGCCTCATCGTCTTTCCATTTTACACTTTATCCAATCTGTTTAAAGGATAACTATATTTTGAAAACTATATGGGTCCCAAAGGTATGATCTTACAATTAGGTAAATGATAATTATTGCATGTGATTAAAGGtgaaaaaatcttaaattaataataatatttctcaataaaaatatgcagattttaataaaaagttagaTGTTAATTgagatattataataaaatgtaaGATTAAAAATCTAATTAGATTTATGTAATCGTCCGACGTGGGATACGATTAATTagtctgaaaaaattaaatataaggCCGGCGATGACATGGTGCAATGGGAGGGAGGGGTGCCACGAGTATGAGCCACAAACGTTGGAATATGCGGGAGAGAGGTATGTGTGGATgagaaataaggaggaagaTAAATTAGGTTCTTTGCATGGTGACAGAAAAGGAGAGGGGGCATTGTTCTGTCTTAAGAGCGTCCAAATTCTataaagcagagagagagagagagagcccacaCGTCTGTCTGTCCatttaataagataagatagctttcaattattttactCAACTTTTATAGGCCAAGTTTTTATTACGAAGAATTGAGTCACACTGTACAAGACCTTGTTTTCTGTGGTGGATCATTTTGCtgcatttttaactttttttttttgctttgggAAAGGGAAAAACATTTCATACAACTACTCCATACATATCTATAAACaataaacttttgtttttttttttacaatttttggagaaaaagaagatgaggCAAAAGCCCTAATctttatgaaaatatgtaatgaaGACTATATATAAAGGAGAACTTGATCTTTTGGATGCCCACAATTTGATCTCATGTTGTTCGGATCATGtaatgatgtttatatatatatatatatggtcatggTCCACTTCAGTCTCCTTGTCTGTTTCGATAAAATCGCATCTGCAAATCTTAGGatggtttgaatttaaaaaataagatgagatgattttagatgaaaaataaaaattaaaaaaaatattattttttaatattattattattttaaaatttaaaaaagttaaattgagatttgaaaaaattaaattttttattttattttatataaaaatttaaaaaatttataatattttcatctcatctcatctcatcattacacatttttcaaatcctcatataaaatataataaacaattcaactttttcaaatctcaatacacctttttcaaattctaaaacaataataatattaaaacataatattttaaacttcaaaataaaacataaaattctcatctcaccctccaaacctacccttaatgATTATTATTAGATGGAGAAATGGTGTTTGAAGCGTGCACTGGTTTTTAATACGTGTGGGCTTTCTAATCTTCTAATTCCATACATCATTGTTTTCACTTGACCATTGGCCTGTGTGACTGGACGCACCTCCGGCCCatctaatttgaaaaaaaaaaatttttgatgaaatttagagtagcatataatttttttttttcataatatatcgTATTAACATCAAGTTGTTGAGATCAATTTATATGGTCTAATACGAGAGATAGgtattataagattttttttttttaaatttttttaagaaaaatgtcatAATTCATTCATTTATCAAGAGAAACTTATATCCATAACCGAATACATACGAGATATTCTCATATTAACCATTTAGAAATTTACTAGTATACTATTAGATTAATCTGGACTTCACTGCTGCCGATACCCTCTACAGAAAAAGGTCCAAGAGACAGCACTCTGCCTGAATAGAGACTTAACTCCACTCTTCACAAAAAGGGACGACTCAATTTCTACGGACAAACCGTCTAACAGatgaattcattttttatttttaccatacaataagaaaaacaagaacataAAAATGATGTATTACAGTTTGGTCTAAATGCGGTAAACTTTGATGGCGCGTAAAGGTAACAAATTTGTCTTttttcaaccacaaaagttAGATCTGAAATATCTGGTGATTCTAATAATCCGGAGTGTGTGGTGCATGAGGACCACGCGCAGTTGTGAGTGGCGAGTGAGGACTATACGCGGTGATTTCAGTAAAACCGCCACTATCTTCTAAATAATTTGTGGTCTGATAATCTTCTTGTACTGTGCGTCTCTCAAGAGTTATCAAAAAATTGTAGAGGCcttgaaggaaaaataataaactaagaaaagaggaaatgagagggagaaggaggaggagaaaggATAAATGAGAAAAGGAGAGGGTGAAGGAGGAGCAAGCTGTCTCGAAACTCAGATTTAaaggttttttttgtttgagtaaGTGAGAGGGTTCTCGAAAGGGAAGATGACTGTgtgattttctatttatttccgACCGTAGGACAACGTTCATGATGAatactaaataaatattataagatttattttatgtaattatatatttctttaataaaatttgctagacttataaatattatttaagtcATCGATCAAACTGGCTATATAGGTAGGCCTACCGAGGTGTTAAAAGAGATGACGCGTCGAGCGTCGATCTGTTTCTGTCCAGCTTTCATTTTCGAAATCGCCACTATGTTATATGCTTACAAAATGATACTTGTCAGTTGTCCTCAggtaggtaatttttttttttatcttaattcttcttctgtccaaaaaaaaaaaagagtaaagaatATGGGTAATAAGAACAGTACCGTACGTAATTGGATTGATCTAGATCAGTACTTGTAagcatattcatttatttatttctaagaatatattttcatgcacagaaactaattaattaaacctaGCCTGCAGATAGATGTATATCTAGTACTGCATGCATTTTGATCATGTCCAAACATTCCAACCTAATATTTGCGTgttctatacatatatatatatataattatatgattcaaatattattatgcatTGCTGGGTGGTACTACTACTGGTAACTATTGGCCGCATTAATTGAAATTGGACGAAAGTACTTATGCTTGTTTGAATTGGTAATATAATTTGGTGCTGATTCAATCATGAGTACAAGTTCAGTGATtcaagcatgcatgcaaattAAAGGTGTTTTAAAGGAGCAAGAaataagattattattaaaattaattaaacttaatGGGAAACCAAGCCAAAATCATGAGCCATGCGGCATGCATGGTAAGTATTTCGAACGTACATGACATGACTTGCTATGtgatgaaaatttataataagcatcggcctatatatatatatatatgagataattCATTACGAATCAAAGATGTATAATTAGAAGTAGTCTTTGAATCAGATCATGAATTAAAagatacattaatatatatgtgtgtgtgtggaatGCTTGCGTATGCTTATATAATCCATGTTTCCCTACTAATTACATTTACATGCTCCATATTGAGCGATCCATATTGAGCAATCCGTAAAATTAAAGTTGTTTTATCTATTCATTTAATGGGCACATGATGACTGACCaattaaagaatgaaaaagtGAAAGGCAAAAGGTCACGAACAAGCCCTGCCTCACCCAAAAAGAGAAAGATGATTTGAGTTTGTCTGTTACCTTTTGCtaattgattgcatgcatgctgcAGACGATCATATGTAGAAGCGTTGTTATCTATCTGGTTTTCAGGGATATTCCAATCCCAACCAAAAAGGAACCTAAAATTGAAACaccaccaaccaccaccacgagagagagagagagagagagagagagagagagagagagagagagagagagagagagagagagagagatgtgtctAATATTTCAGTTCAATCCCGTTTAATCAGTTGGTCCAGCTTAGCGATAAACACACAGAGAGAAAATGTGGCGACAGTCTATTCAATTTTGAATATATTAGAAagtatatatctatattcaCATATATTATATCCCAAGTTAGAGAGAATAAATTGCACAATATTAGGCTTAAATGAGAACTTCAAATTAGAGTCGTATGATTAAATTAGGAAGGAAAAAGGTACTCATGCATTTACTTCCTTCACATGCATGCTCTTACAGTACTCCTGCAAATCCCAAAGAGCATGCCTAGCTCCAGTTTTGCAAAGCCGTATATATATGTAGACAGACAGACTGGCTAATTTGGCATctcaatcatgcatgcatgttgattAAATAACAGCATTTACTTACATTTTCTTAACAGGTAATGCATGTTTTAAATCACACAATTAATGGTTTAATTAATTGGGTGATGATATTCATGGAACCACCACGTTGTTTTCTTAtcaatccaatttaattttccaGCTCGACTCAGCAccaaaagctagctagcatgtCGACAATTATAGATAATAGATTGAAATAATTAGTACCTCTCAGGGCATGCATGAGACGTAGTAGTTGTATTGATTTTGGTGAGAAAGCTTTAAACCAAATCCGCAAGTTTGACTTCACAAACACGGCCGTGACCATATgcttatcatgatcatgatctcgTTATTCCAAATAAACACTGAACTcatccaggaaaaaaaaaaatcaaattaataaataagaaagaaaacatgcatgaaattatttaaaccCTTTTGGTTGGggtggattttgtttttattttctctggATGAATGAGGGAATTATTTGATACGAAAACAATTAAACAAGTCTTAGCTAGCTTCGTTCAGTTACTACATCAAAATCTTCCACCCATCTTTTAGTTCCATCCAACAAGCCAGGGCTCAACCTAAACATGAGAATGCAAAACTCCATCTGGCTCAGCGCCCCATCTCCGTCAAGATCACCTTCCAGCAGCATGCAAACAAGCTCGTCATCCCCCATGTCATGCAATCCTAGCAGAGAACTGTTCCTCTTCAAGCTCTCGAACGTGATGAGCCCCTTTTCGCAATCCATCAGCAAACGAAACCCGTTGCAGAGCTCCCCTATAAACCCTTCTGCTCCCAGCCGTGCAATCATGGACGGGAAGTAGTCCTCGAAGTCGACCGTATTATCTAGCGCCAAATATTGAGCCATTTGATCTGTGGCTAAATTGTACTTAAATCTGTACGGACGTGGAAAGGAGGAGCTGGAGATTTTGATAGCTAGCTGCTCGTAATAAGGTTGTGAATAGGAGTGATGGAAACTGAGGGAGTGAGAAGTATCTTATATAAGCAAAGGGAGGAAAGTGAAGGAGGCGTTCGTGGAAAGGGGAAGGGTTTGAGGAGCCAACAAATATTTCAGGATCTGTGAAGATCAGCTTCTCCTTCCTGGAAGCTGCATCGTCTATATGTAAGGATCGATCTCATACACATAaccctctatttttttttaacaacgtTTGGATTAATTAGAAGATAATTACCGGATCTTGGCCATCTAAGTCATCAAACAAACACCAACAGTATGTATAAgccaaattaattatataatgagACAATTACGCGTCTAAATTATCATGAATTAAATGGTATGGATTATTTACCATGCATGTATAATATGTTATAATTACATGTACGGGATTGGGTCTTGATGGATAAcataaagctagctagctccaaCTAAAACCACTGGTTAAATATTTCACTTGACACGCACATGATCAGTACGTTTGTGCAAATGACgagcatacatacatatatatgatagatCATAACATGCATGGCAATTCTGGTGCTTAGGcatgatatatatgtttgtgtggtccaaatttcatttattacaagaaacaagaaaatccaGAACAAAAACCCAACATTTTCTTGGATTAAATCTTCTAACTTGCATGGGTTGCTTCTGTCTCTCATCAAGTATTTCCCTAGCTAGCCTTGCcagttaattataaaaatccATATTGCGCAAGACTTGGTTGATATTGCCAAAAGTATAGCACTCCGActaatgcataaaattatttggcGTTGATGTTATAATATGTTCATGAAATACCCCACAAATATTGCGCTCTgatgcattaattaattaacgtTTAGCCCAAAAGAAATTTTGCAGGCCGGCATATGCTCCTTAAATTTGTATGTGCCGAGAAGTTTGGAAGTCAGAATGAATGCGATGATCAAAAGTCGGTAGCTAGCTGGTCTGATCGATCGGCCATTTTCGTATGGCCTGGGAGCGTCCTTTGATGTACGTACTAATGATCAGTGTCCTTCCGTTTCGGATATAGTGTTCTTCCCATAATCCATTTctgtatatatgaaaatttggatTAATGTATCTTTTTGTATTAATGTTAGTTATTGTTGTATATCCACAAGACTGAAATATACCTAATTAAACCTGAGGATATAGTTCCCATTTTTGTTGAAAGGAATGTAAATTAGCCTGATATCATGCAAGTTAatgcattaatattatatatatatatatatttcttttttataattcctCGGCCTAATATTTCTTTGTGTTTAATTTCTGAGACGTTGCAGCATCCGTTCTTTTCTGAATGTGTCCTCATTTGCAGCATCCATTATATTCTGAATATgtgctcattttctttttctttttaaacaatgAAATTTAAAAGGACGAAATGAGCTGATAGtgacctatatatatactttgagGTAAACTGCTCGATCGGTGATCACTTTGGCTGTATCGCGCGTTCAGACAAAAGGAAGTTTCAGTGCAGCTTCCTTTATCCTTCTTTCGTTAATTAAAGTACGACATGCTTTGGCCTCTCTGCCTCCTAAATTCTCTAGTCGCAGCCTTGCATTTTAAAATCCTTAAATTCCTGCTAAACCTATGATTAGTTGCGCAGAATATATTGATCTTCAGGGCACCAAAATCAGGcctaaattattaaagaaaaggTAAAAGTTGAGCGTAAGCTGCTGTTCATGTTTTTCATCACATTCATGGTCGGGCGTCTCTGATGAGCCATGCATCCAATTGCGGCCTGTATAAGGAAATAGACCATTTCCATGGGCcctgagagagaaaataaattggTACAACtattcttttcacttttttgcATTTCTTTCCCGCTAAACAACAGTATAGATAAAGTTCCGTACTTCTCCACCTCCACCAGAGTTGAAAAGGATTATTATTTCGTAGCGAGATGATCGACAATGAACTAACTTCTCCTGCATGATTGGGAAAGAATTTCTGGAATCTGTCCAATCTCGGGAAATCGGAagcatttcatttatttaatagaAGAGGAGAtcaattttataatgatttaatcgctttttttttttttttttttgtgggtccTGCTAGGTACACCGAATACGTGTATAGAACATTAATCATGTAccgattagttttttttttta from Juglans regia cultivar Chandler chromosome 2, Walnut 2.0, whole genome shotgun sequence carries:
- the LOC109014118 gene encoding calcium-binding protein KRP1-like, with protein sequence MAQYLALDNTVDFEDYFPSMIARLGAEGFIGELCNGFRLLMDCEKGLITFESLKRNSSLLGLHDMGDDELVCMLLEGDLDGDGALSQMEFCILMFRLSPGLLDGTKRWVEDFDVVTERS